The Victivallaceae bacterium genome contains a region encoding:
- a CDS encoding CPBP family intramembrane glutamic endopeptidase, with the protein MKINLPFSYLFAFLFTIFSYACGFFTLPRTVAKTPLKWFNVLLPFFGYFFGMILVPLAIIYIPQSDFGESLAFLVSGLLPFIFVISYYGSLNKTLKKSIFWNLPTRPRKKIYSALLTTAVYSLWSLIILLPLIGILGDMIQKIMHTMFTKIDFREQHVITMFRRTTEAFRTSQTILTIIITTVLVIPFTEELLFRGFLQSWLRKKGRTFAIITTSLIFAGLHFSPSQADGNFILIPSLFLVSLFLGLVYEKEKNLLAPYLLHALFNLSHALMIII; encoded by the coding sequence GTGAAAATCAATCTGCCGTTTTCTTATCTTTTTGCCTTTTTGTTTACGATTTTTTCTTATGCTTGCGGTTTTTTTACCTTACCCCGTACGGTAGCCAAAACTCCATTGAAATGGTTCAATGTTTTGCTTCCTTTCTTCGGTTATTTTTTCGGAATGATTTTAGTTCCGTTAGCGATAATTTATATACCGCAATCCGATTTCGGAGAAAGTCTTGCTTTTTTGGTTTCAGGGCTCCTTCCCTTTATTTTCGTAATTTCTTACTACGGCAGTTTAAATAAGACCCTCAAGAAAAGTATTTTTTGGAACCTTCCTACCAGGCCTCGAAAAAAAATCTATTCCGCTCTTCTGACAACCGCCGTTTATTCTCTATGGTCGCTTATAATTCTCTTACCTTTAATAGGGATTCTTGGAGATATGATTCAAAAAATCATGCACACGATGTTTACGAAAATCGATTTCAGAGAACAACACGTCATAACGATGTTTAGGCGGACTACGGAAGCTTTCCGAACGTCTCAAACTATTTTAACAATCATAATAACAACAGTCCTAGTCATTCCGTTTACGGAAGAATTACTGTTCCGAGGATTTCTTCAGTCATGGTTAAGAAAAAAAGGAAGGACCTTCGCCATCATAACAACTTCTCTCATATTCGCCGGTCTACATTTTTCTCCATCTCAAGCCGATGGGAATTTCATATTGATTCCGTCTTTATTTTTAGTGTCGTTATTTTTGGGACTAGTATATGAAAAAGAAAAGAACCTTCTGGCTCCCTATCTACTGCACGCTTTGTTCAATCTAAGTCATGCTCTAATGATAATTATATAA
- a CDS encoding MazG nucleotide pyrophosphohydrolase domain-containing protein, protein MNRKDFDAFFDLKEMIVGIIKDRKCFWSNKQTPYSLLNCLEEECRELFDALHSENQGEIVSEIGDVLSLAVMLCAVAERENLCDFEEPALEAMDKIRRRSPYVFDDSLIVDSSEEAERLWAELKLTEKSSISQETINMTSDYPTFVLIDRVLNHSSDSFDEGETHFESEEELGHLLYRIFHQSKQKNLNPEKALRKVLLNFLSDSAAPNLKDSVEE, encoded by the coding sequence GTGAATAGGAAAGATTTTGATGCATTTTTCGATTTGAAGGAGATGATAGTCGGAATTATTAAAGATCGGAAGTGTTTCTGGTCGAATAAACAAACGCCTTACTCCCTTTTGAATTGTTTAGAAGAAGAATGTCGGGAATTATTCGATGCGTTGCATTCCGAAAATCAAGGGGAAATCGTAAGCGAAATCGGTGATGTTTTGAGCTTAGCCGTTATGCTTTGTGCTGTTGCCGAAAGAGAAAATCTTTGTGATTTTGAAGAGCCTGCACTGGAAGCCATGGATAAAATTCGTAGACGTTCTCCTTATGTTTTTGATGATTCCCTGATTGTCGATTCTTCCGAAGAAGCGGAAAGACTTTGGGCGGAATTAAAATTGACGGAAAAATCTTCGATATCGCAGGAAACAATAAACATGACTTCCGATTACCCCACCTTTGTTTTAATTGACCGTGTTTTAAATCATTCTTCGGATTCCTTCGATGAGGGGGAAACTCATTTCGAATCCGAGGAAGAATTGGGACATCTTTTATATCGAATATTTCATCAATCCAAACAAAAAAATTTAAACCCCGAAAAAGCTTTAAGAAAAGTATTATTGAATTTTCTGAGTGATTCTGCAGCTCCGAATTTAAAAGATTCTGTTGAGGAATAG